One Setaria viridis chromosome 7, Setaria_viridis_v4.0, whole genome shotgun sequence genomic region harbors:
- the LOC117864020 gene encoding protein ZINC INDUCED FACILITATOR-LIKE 1 isoform X2, translating to MGEEATSPLLRVKEEYHPGCPGCAYDRRKDLLRGMPYKEFLYVWMISLTAALPISSLFPFLYFMIRDLNVAKRTEDIGFYAGFVGASFMFGRCLTSTAWGIAADRIGRKPVVIFGIFSVVVFNTLFGLSVTYWMAIATRFLLGALNGLLGPIKAYAIEVCRPEHEALALSLVSTAWGIGLIIGPALGGYLALPAENFPNVFSPESLFGRFPYFLPCLCTSVFAAAVLISCIWMPETLHKHKGSENENQSIEALEAHLIDPKEKVEESGSLNTKKSLFKNWPLMSSIVIYCIFSFHDMAYTEVFSLWAESDKKYGGLSLSSEDVGQVLAVTGASLLVYQLFLYPRINKVLGPINSSRIAAILCIPILFAYPYMTYLSEPGLSIVLNVASVIKNNLAVTIITGTFILQNNAVPQDQRGAANGLSMTGMSFFKAVAPAGAGIVFSWAQKRQHGFFFPGDQMVFFLLNVIELLGLILTFKPFLAVPEQYNRN from the exons ATGGGGGAGGAAGCCACTTCGCCGTTGCTCAGGGTCAAGGAGGAGTACCACCCGGGGTGCCCAGGCTGCGCTTACGACCGGAGGAAGGACCTCCTCAGGGGGATGCCGTACAAGGAGTTCCTCTATGTCTGGATGATTTCTCTCACGGCCG ctTTACCAATATCATCGCTGTTCCCCTTCTTGTATTTTATG ATAAGAGACTTGAATGTTGCTAAAAGAACAGAAGATATCGGCTTCTATGCTGGTTTCGTAG GTGCTTCATTTATGTTTGGTAGATGCTTGACTTCAACAGCTTGGGGAATAGCGGCAGACCGTATTGGGAGAAAACCAGTTGTTATATTCGGCATTTTCTCCGT GGTTGTGTTCAATACTTTGTTTGGGCTTAGTGTCACCTATTGGATGGCAATTGCTACACGATTTTTGCTTGGTGCTTTAAATGGTCTACTTGGACCAATTAAG GCTTATGCCATTGAAGTTTGCCGACCAGAACATGAAGCTCTAGCATTATCACTT GTCAGCACAGCATGGGGAATAGGTCTCATCATTGGTCCTGCTCTAGGAGGCTACCTTGCACTG CCTGCAGAAAATTTTCCAAATGTCTTTTCACCTGAATCACTCTTTGGAag GTTCCCGTATTTCTTACCATGCTTATGCACGTCAGtctttgctgctgctgttctcATAAGCTGCATATGGATGCCG GAGACTTTGCACAAGCATAAAGGTAGTGAAAATGAAAACCAGAGCATTGAAGCTTTGGAGGCTCATCTGATTGATCCAAAAGAAAAGGTTGAAGAAAGTGGAAGTTTGAATACCAAGAAGAGCTTATTCAAGAATTGGCCATTGATGTCATCAATAGTTATCTATTGCATCTTCTCCTTCCATGACATGGCTTACACAGAG GTGTTCTCTCTATGGGCTGAAAGTGACAAGAAGTATGGTGGACTCAGCTTATCGTCCGAGGATGTAGGTCAAGTGCTTGCAGTTACAG GTGCCAGTCTTCTTGTATATCAACTGTTCCTGTACCCTCGTATCAATAAAGTTCTTGGGCCTATCAATTCTTCTCGGATTGCAGCT ATCCTGTGCATACCTATCCTCTTTGCCTACCCCTATATGACATACCTGTCAGAACCTGGATTATCAATCGTTCTCAATGTTGCATCAGTGATAAAAAATAATCTTGCT GTTACCATCATTACGGGCACTTTCATCCTTCAAAATAATGCTGTG CCTCAGGACCAAAGAGGAGCTGCAAATGGATTGTCCATGACAGGAATGTCGTTTTTCAAGGCAGTTGCTCCAGCAGGAGCTGGTATTGT GTTCTCGTGGGCACAGAAACGGCAGCATGGTTTCTTCTTTCCAG GTGATCAGATGGTGTTCTTTCTTCTGAATGTGATTGAGTTACTCGGACTTATTCTCACATTCAAACCCTTTTTGGCTGTGCCAGAGCAATATAATAGAAATTAA
- the LOC117864020 gene encoding protein ZINC INDUCED FACILITATOR-LIKE 1 isoform X1, with protein sequence MEDEGQSSPLLETKTAGGRMYVEGCPGCAVDRRKAANPGIPYGSFIYVWIVTLCTALPISSLFPFLYFMIRDLNVAKRTEDIGFYAGFVGASFMFGRCLTSTAWGIAADRIGRKPVVIFGIFSVVVFNTLFGLSVTYWMAIATRFLLGALNGLLGPIKAYAIEVCRPEHEALALSLVSTAWGIGLIIGPALGGYLALPAENFPNVFSPESLFGRFPYFLPCLCTSVFAAAVLISCIWMPETLHKHKGSENENQSIEALEAHLIDPKEKVEESGSLNTKKSLFKNWPLMSSIVIYCIFSFHDMAYTEVFSLWAESDKKYGGLSLSSEDVGQVLAVTGASLLVYQLFLYPRINKVLGPINSSRIAAILCIPILFAYPYMTYLSEPGLSIVLNVASVIKNNLAVTIITGTFILQNNAVPQDQRGAANGLSMTGMSFFKAVAPAGAGIVFSWAQKRQHGFFFPGDQMVFFLLNVIELLGLILTFKPFLAVPEQYNRN encoded by the exons ATGGAGGACGAGGGGCAGTCGTCGCCGTTGCTGGAGACGAAGACCGCCGGCGGCAGGATGTACGTGGAAGGGTGCCCCGGGTGCGCCGTGGACCGTCGCAAGGCGGCCAACCCGGGCATCCCCTACGGGAGCTTCATCTATGTCTGGATCGTCACCCTCTGCACAG ctTTACCAATATCATCGCTGTTCCCCTTCTTGTATTTTATG ATAAGAGACTTGAATGTTGCTAAAAGAACAGAAGATATCGGCTTCTATGCTGGTTTCGTAG GTGCTTCATTTATGTTTGGTAGATGCTTGACTTCAACAGCTTGGGGAATAGCGGCAGACCGTATTGGGAGAAAACCAGTTGTTATATTCGGCATTTTCTCCGT GGTTGTGTTCAATACTTTGTTTGGGCTTAGTGTCACCTATTGGATGGCAATTGCTACACGATTTTTGCTTGGTGCTTTAAATGGTCTACTTGGACCAATTAAG GCTTATGCCATTGAAGTTTGCCGACCAGAACATGAAGCTCTAGCATTATCACTT GTCAGCACAGCATGGGGAATAGGTCTCATCATTGGTCCTGCTCTAGGAGGCTACCTTGCACTG CCTGCAGAAAATTTTCCAAATGTCTTTTCACCTGAATCACTCTTTGGAag GTTCCCGTATTTCTTACCATGCTTATGCACGTCAGtctttgctgctgctgttctcATAAGCTGCATATGGATGCCG GAGACTTTGCACAAGCATAAAGGTAGTGAAAATGAAAACCAGAGCATTGAAGCTTTGGAGGCTCATCTGATTGATCCAAAAGAAAAGGTTGAAGAAAGTGGAAGTTTGAATACCAAGAAGAGCTTATTCAAGAATTGGCCATTGATGTCATCAATAGTTATCTATTGCATCTTCTCCTTCCATGACATGGCTTACACAGAG GTGTTCTCTCTATGGGCTGAAAGTGACAAGAAGTATGGTGGACTCAGCTTATCGTCCGAGGATGTAGGTCAAGTGCTTGCAGTTACAG GTGCCAGTCTTCTTGTATATCAACTGTTCCTGTACCCTCGTATCAATAAAGTTCTTGGGCCTATCAATTCTTCTCGGATTGCAGCT ATCCTGTGCATACCTATCCTCTTTGCCTACCCCTATATGACATACCTGTCAGAACCTGGATTATCAATCGTTCTCAATGTTGCATCAGTGATAAAAAATAATCTTGCT GTTACCATCATTACGGGCACTTTCATCCTTCAAAATAATGCTGTG CCTCAGGACCAAAGAGGAGCTGCAAATGGATTGTCCATGACAGGAATGTCGTTTTTCAAGGCAGTTGCTCCAGCAGGAGCTGGTATTGT GTTCTCGTGGGCACAGAAACGGCAGCATGGTTTCTTCTTTCCAG GTGATCAGATGGTGTTCTTTCTTCTGAATGTGATTGAGTTACTCGGACTTATTCTCACATTCAAACCCTTTTTGGCTGTGCCAGAGCAATATAATAGAAATTAA
- the LOC117864020 gene encoding protein ZINC INDUCED FACILITATOR-LIKE 1 isoform X3, which produces MYCNYMSLLQQFFATVSLTHCRNFTKISCCEAAALPISSLFPFLYFMIRDLNVAKRTEDIGFYAGFVGASFMFGRCLTSTAWGIAADRIGRKPVVIFGIFSVVVFNTLFGLSVTYWMAIATRFLLGALNGLLGPIKAYAIEVCRPEHEALALSLVSTAWGIGLIIGPALGGYLALPAENFPNVFSPESLFGRFPYFLPCLCTSVFAAAVLISCIWMPETLHKHKGSENENQSIEALEAHLIDPKEKVEESGSLNTKKSLFKNWPLMSSIVIYCIFSFHDMAYTEVFSLWAESDKKYGGLSLSSEDVGQVLAVTGASLLVYQLFLYPRINKVLGPINSSRIAAILCIPILFAYPYMTYLSEPGLSIVLNVASVIKNNLAVTIITGTFILQNNAVPQDQRGAANGLSMTGMSFFKAVAPAGAGIVFSWAQKRQHGFFFPGDQMVFFLLNVIELLGLILTFKPFLAVPEQYNRN; this is translated from the exons ATGTACTGCAACTACATGAGTTTGCTGCAGCAATTCTTTGCTACTGTGTCATTGACTCATTGCAGAAATTTTACAAAAATTTCCTGCTGTGAGGCTGCAG ctTTACCAATATCATCGCTGTTCCCCTTCTTGTATTTTATG ATAAGAGACTTGAATGTTGCTAAAAGAACAGAAGATATCGGCTTCTATGCTGGTTTCGTAG GTGCTTCATTTATGTTTGGTAGATGCTTGACTTCAACAGCTTGGGGAATAGCGGCAGACCGTATTGGGAGAAAACCAGTTGTTATATTCGGCATTTTCTCCGT GGTTGTGTTCAATACTTTGTTTGGGCTTAGTGTCACCTATTGGATGGCAATTGCTACACGATTTTTGCTTGGTGCTTTAAATGGTCTACTTGGACCAATTAAG GCTTATGCCATTGAAGTTTGCCGACCAGAACATGAAGCTCTAGCATTATCACTT GTCAGCACAGCATGGGGAATAGGTCTCATCATTGGTCCTGCTCTAGGAGGCTACCTTGCACTG CCTGCAGAAAATTTTCCAAATGTCTTTTCACCTGAATCACTCTTTGGAag GTTCCCGTATTTCTTACCATGCTTATGCACGTCAGtctttgctgctgctgttctcATAAGCTGCATATGGATGCCG GAGACTTTGCACAAGCATAAAGGTAGTGAAAATGAAAACCAGAGCATTGAAGCTTTGGAGGCTCATCTGATTGATCCAAAAGAAAAGGTTGAAGAAAGTGGAAGTTTGAATACCAAGAAGAGCTTATTCAAGAATTGGCCATTGATGTCATCAATAGTTATCTATTGCATCTTCTCCTTCCATGACATGGCTTACACAGAG GTGTTCTCTCTATGGGCTGAAAGTGACAAGAAGTATGGTGGACTCAGCTTATCGTCCGAGGATGTAGGTCAAGTGCTTGCAGTTACAG GTGCCAGTCTTCTTGTATATCAACTGTTCCTGTACCCTCGTATCAATAAAGTTCTTGGGCCTATCAATTCTTCTCGGATTGCAGCT ATCCTGTGCATACCTATCCTCTTTGCCTACCCCTATATGACATACCTGTCAGAACCTGGATTATCAATCGTTCTCAATGTTGCATCAGTGATAAAAAATAATCTTGCT GTTACCATCATTACGGGCACTTTCATCCTTCAAAATAATGCTGTG CCTCAGGACCAAAGAGGAGCTGCAAATGGATTGTCCATGACAGGAATGTCGTTTTTCAAGGCAGTTGCTCCAGCAGGAGCTGGTATTGT GTTCTCGTGGGCACAGAAACGGCAGCATGGTTTCTTCTTTCCAG GTGATCAGATGGTGTTCTTTCTTCTGAATGTGATTGAGTTACTCGGACTTATTCTCACATTCAAACCCTTTTTGGCTGTGCCAGAGCAATATAATAGAAATTAA